A window of Halovivax gelatinilyticus genomic DNA:
CGAGCGGTGCCAGCGAGTGTACGCTGCTGGTCGGCGGCGAGAAGATGACCCACCGATCGACGGCCGAAGCGACCGACGTGATCGCCTCGCTCACCCATCCCGTCGAGTACAAACACGGGGTGACGCTGCCCTCCTTCGCCGGCCTCGTCGCACGGCACTACCTCGACCGGTACGACGTTCCGCGCGAGTCGCTCGCGAAGGTCGCCGCGAAGAATCACCGAAACGGCGTCGATAACCCGAACGCGCAGTTTCGAACGGAAGTCGACGTCGAGACGATCCTCGATTCGCCCATCGTCGCCGACCCGTTGCGACTGTACGACTTTTGTCCGATCACCGATGGTTCGGCCGCGCTCGTCTTCTGTCCGGAATCGGTCGCCACCGAGATCGCAGACGAGTACGTCGTCGTCGCTGGGGTCGACGGGGCAACCGACACGCACGTCGTCCACGAACGCGACGATCCGACCCACATGGCCGCGGTGGCCGCGAGTGGCGACGGGGCGTTCGAGATGAGCGGGTACGGCCCCGAGGACGTCGACGTGGCGGAACTCCACGACATGTTCACCATCCTCGAACTCTTACAGCTAGAGGCGCTCGGCTTCGCCGAGCGGGGAACGGCGTGGGAACTGATCGAGGACGGCGAACTCGACCGGGATACCGGTTCGATCCCGGTCAACCCCTCCGGGGGTCTAAAGTCGAAGGGCCACCCACTTGGGGCGAGCGGGGTTGCCCAGGCCGTCGAGATTTACGAACAGATACTCGGTGACGCGGGGCCGCGGCAGGTTGAGGCGGACGTCGGCCTGTGCTGTAACGTCGGCGGCTTCGGAAACTGCGTGACGACGACGATTCTGGAGGGCGCATAATGACCGACGAGAGCCCTCGAGAGCGGCCGACCTCGCCGCCCGACTCGCTGGAGGCGGTTCGGTACGACGACGGTTCGATCGGCTATCCCGGCCACCCCCTCGGTCCGAACGGGGCCGAA
This region includes:
- a CDS encoding thiolase C-terminal domain-containing protein, which translates into the protein MERVAIIGASMTKFGSREAWISELLVEAGRAGLDDAGVEPSRVDHLYVSNMASGELEGQTGVSNALAHDLGVVPAYTERVDQTSASGGAGIYAAWRSIASGASECTLLVGGEKMTHRSTAEATDVIASLTHPVEYKHGVTLPSFAGLVARHYLDRYDVPRESLAKVAAKNHRNGVDNPNAQFRTEVDVETILDSPIVADPLRLYDFCPITDGSAALVFCPESVATEIADEYVVVAGVDGATDTHVVHERDDPTHMAAVAASGDGAFEMSGYGPEDVDVAELHDMFTILELLQLEALGFAERGTAWELIEDGELDRDTGSIPVNPSGGLKSKGHPLGASGVAQAVEIYEQILGDAGPRQVEADVGLCCNVGGFGNCVTTTILEGA